In one Pseudoclavibacter sp. Marseille-Q3772 genomic region, the following are encoded:
- a CDS encoding NAD(P)/FAD-dependent oxidoreductase, protein MQSDVIIIGGGFAGTAAAITLARANRSVQVIDSGTPRNRFSEHSHGILGLDGVAPTELLKRGHAEVKKFGGTITHATVESLSQPSEQASWQIRLADGALLESRHVLVATGLTDKLPEVPGLSNLWGSRVFHCPYCHGHEVKGKKVALIGGANPPFTIHISKLLSKWTSALTFYPNGLELTELDRTQLAGLGVEINDAKVTQVQPDQASPTGVEVHSADGVNIYEACFTGPDFLPNDALLRDAGCESANGWVWTERGQTSVSRLWAAGNVISSPDQVSQAMGSGAAVGIAIDQCMLDEDLAKL, encoded by the coding sequence ATGCAATCAGACGTCATCATTATCGGCGGTGGCTTTGCCGGCACCGCCGCTGCCATCACCTTGGCCCGCGCTAACCGGAGTGTTCAGGTTATCGATTCCGGCACTCCCCGCAATCGCTTCAGCGAACATTCCCACGGCATCCTCGGCCTCGATGGCGTGGCTCCCACCGAGCTGCTCAAACGCGGCCACGCGGAGGTTAAAAAATTCGGCGGAACCATTACCCATGCCACGGTGGAGAGCCTTTCCCAACCTTCCGAGCAAGCCTCATGGCAAATAAGACTCGCCGATGGCGCACTTTTAGAATCTCGCCATGTCCTCGTTGCTACTGGTCTCACAGACAAGCTCCCTGAGGTCCCCGGCCTCAGCAACCTGTGGGGCTCACGAGTCTTTCACTGCCCCTACTGCCACGGCCACGAGGTCAAGGGAAAGAAGGTGGCGCTAATTGGCGGCGCGAATCCACCCTTTACTATCCACATTAGCAAACTTCTTTCTAAGTGGACGAGCGCTCTGACCTTCTACCCCAACGGCCTTGAGCTCACCGAGCTTGACCGCACCCAGCTCGCCGGATTGGGCGTAGAGATAAACGATGCGAAGGTGACACAAGTCCAGCCAGATCAGGCATCGCCAACCGGCGTGGAAGTACACAGCGCCGATGGAGTAAACATCTACGAAGCATGCTTTACTGGGCCCGATTTTCTGCCCAACGATGCACTGTTGCGGGATGCCGGTTGCGAATCGGCCAATGGCTGGGTCTGGACCGAGCGTGGTCAAACTTCGGTATCGCGCCTCTGGGCAGCAGGCAATGTAATCAGCTCGCCGGATCAGGTTTCCCAAGCAATGGGTAGCGGTGCCGCCGTAGGCATTGCTATCGACCAGTGCATGCTTGATGAGGACTTAGCCAAACTTTAG
- the rmuC gene encoding DNA recombination protein RmuC, translating into MYRALARLADDGAIETETIPQTGKPDRHLLMPDLPGYGDRAANEDWPGLPAAADDIAELTRNEAHDGKAHVVGLSTGGFTALHLASRHPELVRWLCISGVAYDGYAPRMIHPWSAQNPELFARMVATFADTGRWNGTATNQYPLARSIPPTPFDVGGSCEHELMENLWVILAFALGAAIGIVLGALFARARTADANARAAVAEGRLAELRANSALSEQSQQRQQQSQAQLLRELQPMRSELTTMRNTVATLEQERHELHGRLSEQLRIQAASDRELRDATAQLASAMRANTTRGNWGEAQLRNLLESAGMVDHVDFDTQVTVTDTSGSQQRPDAIVHLPGEHHLILDAKAPMSYFLDAMRITGTTEEASARRASLLSEHAKAVRKHVDALQSRDYASSVPGSARFVIAYIPSEAAVSTALNTDTSLLDYAFERGVAIASPVTLWTVLRSVASAWQQERVSESAAEVLQLSNELYRRFATVGEHLNNLGKKLGTSVDAYNKLIGSIDTRLYPTARKLADIDATAKPLTSPQPIEHAPKTTTAPELNEPGHSASNESSDANA; encoded by the coding sequence GTGTACCGCGCACTCGCACGGCTCGCCGACGACGGGGCAATCGAAACCGAAACCATCCCCCAGACCGGGAAACCCGACCGCCACCTATTGATGCCCGATCTTCCCGGGTACGGCGACCGGGCTGCGAATGAAGATTGGCCAGGCTTACCCGCAGCCGCTGACGACATCGCCGAACTTACTCGCAACGAGGCACATGACGGCAAAGCACATGTCGTTGGCCTATCGACGGGCGGCTTCACCGCGCTCCACCTCGCCAGCCGCCACCCTGAACTCGTGCGGTGGCTGTGTATTTCCGGCGTGGCGTATGACGGATACGCGCCGCGGATGATCCACCCGTGGAGCGCGCAGAACCCGGAGTTGTTCGCCCGGATGGTCGCCACCTTCGCTGACACTGGCAGGTGGAACGGCACCGCGACAAACCAGTACCCGCTCGCCCGCAGCATCCCTCCGACACCATTCGATGTCGGAGGGTCATGCGAACATGAGCTCATGGAGAACTTGTGGGTAATACTCGCTTTCGCACTCGGCGCCGCGATCGGCATTGTCCTCGGTGCCCTATTCGCACGTGCTCGTACGGCCGATGCCAACGCTCGCGCGGCGGTCGCTGAGGGGCGCCTGGCAGAACTGCGTGCAAATTCCGCACTGTCAGAACAATCACAGCAACGACAACAACAGTCCCAAGCCCAACTCTTGCGCGAGCTACAGCCGATGCGCAGTGAGCTGACCACTATGCGCAACACCGTTGCCACGCTCGAGCAAGAACGCCACGAATTGCACGGACGCCTCTCGGAACAGCTCCGCATCCAGGCCGCATCCGACCGTGAACTGCGCGATGCCACCGCCCAGCTTGCCTCGGCAATGCGGGCGAACACCACGCGCGGTAACTGGGGTGAAGCGCAACTGCGCAACCTGCTGGAATCCGCGGGAATGGTCGACCACGTCGATTTCGACACGCAGGTCACCGTGACCGACACCAGCGGCTCCCAGCAGCGCCCCGATGCGATCGTGCACCTACCGGGAGAACACCACCTCATCCTCGATGCGAAAGCGCCAATGTCGTACTTTCTCGATGCCATGCGAATCACCGGCACCACTGAAGAAGCCTCGGCAAGGCGCGCATCGCTTTTGAGCGAGCACGCCAAGGCAGTTCGAAAACATGTGGATGCACTGCAATCGCGTGACTATGCGAGTTCCGTTCCCGGGTCGGCACGCTTCGTCATCGCGTACATCCCAAGCGAAGCCGCAGTGTCCACAGCGTTGAACACCGATACATCACTACTCGACTACGCATTCGAACGCGGTGTGGCAATCGCGTCCCCGGTCACCCTGTGGACGGTGCTGCGCTCGGTGGCCTCGGCATGGCAGCAGGAGCGGGTGAGTGAGTCCGCTGCCGAAGTGCTGCAGCTCTCCAACGAGCTGTATCGACGGTTCGCGACGGTGGGCGAACACCTCAACAATCTCGGTAAGAAACTCGGTACCTCCGTAGACGCCTACAACAAACTCATCGGCTCGATCGATACGCGCCTGTACCCGACAGCACGAAAACTCGCTGATATCGACGCAACCGCGAAACCGCTCACATCCCCACAACCGATCGAGCACGCACCGAAAACGACCACTGCGCCCGAGCTGAATGAGCCGGGGCACAGTGCGTCAAATGAGTCGTCGGATGCGAATGCTTAG